From a single Nostoc sp. MS1 genomic region:
- a CDS encoding tetratricopeptide repeat protein, translated as MLSIESSPKAWLHQIYLNLGNFAAGSPHHYKVEFSYNHLIEQTSVPYQVQVSLPESFREFLIRESGLHQYQVKNPLALAPELRTQRWQNLCEHLTNYSELSKSTQVKVIKLLSSLCFHQAVLEYVPPISAVEIANDCDSASLALLRAMSDFILHSDRYLPYNFKDLETIAQNAPLGHLTRITAGLQILVELAKTFKDLEGARYWRSIVSKEIESTRPSLDAFTAGLLMSVYYRAAVFVPLLEKDQDTVIAEMDLCQSYAESLIPENQEQQIIAYENLSIIGESRTKEALWLRDFDLAEERARKLIERDILDPRYRLELGEVLLKRGRVDEAAQAYRSATRLGPPGTAVGWFMAGQCYQSLGELQVAYDCYLTCLHYDPLAISAVKRLYQITSHLEDEEVSSWCQLRLSQLEQEKHNMAAKGSNLPTYIPAVSTPMQPV; from the coding sequence ATGTTATCGATAGAAAGTTCCCCAAAAGCTTGGTTGCATCAAATCTATTTAAATTTAGGCAATTTTGCAGCAGGTTCTCCCCACCATTATAAAGTTGAATTTAGCTACAATCATTTAATAGAGCAGACTTCAGTTCCCTATCAAGTGCAAGTAAGCCTTCCAGAATCTTTCCGAGAATTTCTCATCCGCGAATCTGGACTACACCAATATCAAGTTAAAAATCCTCTAGCATTAGCTCCTGAATTGCGGACACAAAGATGGCAAAACTTGTGTGAGCATTTAACTAATTATTCAGAATTATCTAAGTCTACCCAAGTTAAGGTTATTAAACTACTCAGTAGTTTGTGTTTTCATCAAGCTGTTTTAGAGTATGTACCACCCATATCAGCAGTTGAGATAGCAAATGATTGTGATAGTGCATCTCTGGCTTTATTGCGTGCTATGTCTGACTTCATCTTACATAGCGATCGCTACTTACCCTATAATTTCAAAGATTTAGAAACTATTGCCCAAAATGCGCCATTAGGACATCTCACTAGAATTACAGCTGGACTACAAATTTTAGTGGAGTTAGCTAAAACCTTCAAAGATTTAGAAGGTGCAAGGTATTGGCGTTCAATTGTTAGTAAAGAAATTGAGTCAACTCGACCATCACTAGATGCCTTTACTGCTGGACTTTTAATGAGTGTCTACTATCGTGCTGCTGTCTTTGTCCCACTTTTGGAAAAGGATCAAGATACAGTTATTGCTGAGATGGATCTTTGCCAATCTTATGCTGAAAGTTTGATTCCTGAAAACCAAGAACAACAGATTATTGCTTACGAGAATCTCAGCATTATCGGGGAAAGCCGCACTAAGGAAGCACTTTGGTTACGTGATTTCGATTTAGCTGAAGAACGCGCTCGCAAACTGATCGAGCGAGATATTTTAGATCCAAGATATCGTTTGGAGTTAGGAGAAGTTCTCTTGAAACGAGGACGAGTTGACGAAGCGGCTCAAGCCTATCGCAGTGCTACTCGTTTGGGCCCTCCGGGTACAGCCGTAGGTTGGTTTATGGCTGGACAATGCTACCAGTCTTTGGGAGAATTACAGGTAGCTTATGATTGTTACCTTACATGTTTGCATTATGATCCTTTAGCTATTTCTGCTGTTAAACGTTTGTACCAAATTACATCTCATTTAGAAGATGAAGAAGTTTCTAGTTGGTGTCAATTGCGTTTGTCACAATTGGAACAAGAAAAACACAACATGGCAGCTAAAGGAAGTAATCTTCCTACTTATATTCCAGCAGTTTCTACACCGATGCAACCTGTTTAG
- a CDS encoding peptidase domain-containing ABC transporter: protein MKYPNVLQHNEEDCGAACLASIAKYYGRTFTLNRIREAAGTYRSGTTLLGLKQGAEALGFTNVRGVKVTLNVIDERSIPLPCIIHWKGFHWVVLYGKKGKKYLIGDPAIDGLQYIEKHWLEQAWQDGICLVLEPDPVKFLAQEDESDKIGGLSQFVKHIWHERPLFFQILILNLVVGLIALAAPLLLQILTDDVLLRGDNQLLTRLIIAILTINLVGSSLDWLQASFISHFAQRLELKLILQFAQQILRLPLSYYESRRSGEVTSRLRDIQLINQLVSQVLINLPGQLFVAIVSLALMLYYNIKLTLIASVLSFLMLSSTLVFLPVLRQKTRNLLSKETENQGILVETFKGAITLKTLAAAPQLWEEFKFRFSRLAKVSFSTIQISITNNTFSRLVERIGGIVFLGFGSSLVINQELTTGQLLALYSLYRNITILLINLVVFTDEFVRVDAAAQRINEVIEHSSETDKDNHKPYVTFSGDDTINCTNINFNYTGRITLLEDFSLTIPGGKVIALIGQSGCGKSTLTKLMAGLYPLQSGKIRIGDYNIEDISLDCLRQQVVLVPQDPHFWSRSIIDNFNLIDPKITFEEIVTACKLAEADEFISDLPSRYQTILGEFGANLSGGQRQRLTIARAIAKKPPVLILDESTSALDPVSETKILDNILQYRQGKTTILISHRPRVIQRADWIVFLDKGRLKIQGTLEELSQQPGDHLNFIIA, encoded by the coding sequence ATGAAATATCCCAATGTACTGCAACATAACGAAGAAGACTGTGGGGCAGCTTGTTTGGCTTCGATCGCCAAGTATTACGGACGTACATTTACTCTCAACCGCATTCGTGAAGCAGCTGGAACTTATCGCTCCGGTACAACTTTACTCGGTTTAAAACAAGGAGCAGAGGCACTAGGATTTACCAATGTTAGAGGTGTTAAAGTTACTCTCAATGTAATTGATGAGCGCAGTATTCCCCTACCTTGTATTATTCATTGGAAAGGTTTTCACTGGGTTGTCTTATACGGAAAAAAGGGTAAGAAATACCTAATTGGCGATCCGGCGATCGATGGACTTCAATACATCGAGAAACATTGGTTAGAGCAAGCTTGGCAGGATGGCATTTGTCTCGTTCTTGAACCCGATCCCGTTAAATTTCTGGCTCAAGAGGATGAAAGTGATAAGATAGGTGGATTATCGCAGTTTGTCAAGCATATTTGGCATGAACGTCCCCTATTTTTCCAGATATTAATTCTTAATTTAGTAGTAGGATTAATTGCCTTAGCTGCTCCTTTACTTCTGCAAATTTTAACGGATGATGTACTACTAAGAGGAGATAATCAGTTACTAACTCGCCTTATTATTGCCATTCTGACAATAAATTTAGTTGGTAGTAGTTTAGATTGGTTACAAGCCAGTTTTATCTCTCACTTCGCTCAAAGATTAGAATTAAAACTAATTTTGCAGTTTGCCCAACAAATTTTACGTTTACCCCTAAGTTATTACGAATCCCGTAGGAGTGGAGAAGTTACTAGCCGCTTAAGGGATATTCAATTGATCAATCAACTAGTTTCGCAAGTTTTGATCAATTTACCTGGTCAGTTATTTGTGGCTATAGTTTCTTTAGCCTTGATGCTTTATTACAATATAAAACTGACTTTAATAGCATCTGTACTCTCATTTTTGATGCTTTCATCAACATTGGTATTCCTCCCAGTACTACGGCAAAAAACTAGAAATTTACTCAGTAAGGAAACTGAAAATCAAGGTATTTTAGTAGAAACTTTTAAAGGAGCAATTACTCTTAAAACTCTCGCAGCTGCACCTCAGTTATGGGAAGAATTTAAATTTCGGTTTAGTCGCTTGGCGAAAGTCTCTTTTTCAACTATTCAAATTAGTATTACTAACAATACTTTTTCTCGATTAGTAGAGCGAATAGGCGGAATTGTCTTTCTTGGGTTTGGTAGTAGCTTGGTAATTAATCAAGAGTTAACTACTGGACAATTACTCGCACTTTATAGCCTGTATCGTAATATTACGATACTACTAATTAATTTGGTAGTTTTTACTGATGAATTTGTCCGTGTTGATGCAGCAGCACAAAGAATCAATGAAGTAATTGAACATTCATCTGAAACTGATAAAGATAACCATAAACCTTATGTTACTTTTTCTGGAGACGATACAATTAATTGCACAAATATTAATTTTAATTATACGGGACGCATAACGCTTTTAGAAGATTTTAGTCTGACTATACCAGGAGGCAAAGTTATTGCTCTCATTGGTCAATCTGGTTGCGGCAAAAGTACCCTCACCAAATTAATGGCAGGTTTATATCCTTTGCAATCAGGCAAGATTCGGATCGGTGATTACAATATAGAAGATATTTCTTTAGATTGCCTACGTCAGCAAGTTGTTTTAGTTCCTCAAGACCCCCATTTTTGGAGTCGCAGTATTATTGATAATTTTAATTTAATCGATCCTAAAATTACTTTTGAAGAAATTGTCACTGCTTGTAAGCTGGCAGAAGCCGATGAATTTATTAGCGATTTACCAAGCCGTTATCAAACAATTTTAGGAGAATTTGGAGCTAACCTTTCAGGAGGACAACGACAAAGATTAACTATTGCTAGAGCTATTGCCAAAAAACCACCAGTTTTAATTTTAGATGAATCTACAAGTGCGCTTGATCCTGTTAGTGAAACAAAAATATTAGACAACATATTACAATATCGTCAAGGTAAAACAACAATTTTAATTAGCCATCGTCCGCGAGTTATTCAGCGTGCTGATTGGATCGTTTTTCTAGATAAAGGGCGCTTAAAGATTCAAGGAACTCTCGAAGAATTATCTCAACAACCAGGTGATCATTTAAATTTTATTATTGCTTAA